A genome region from Eremothecium cymbalariae DBVPG#7215 chromosome 4, complete sequence includes the following:
- a CDS encoding 3'-5'-exodeoxyribonuclease (similar to Ashbya gossypii ACR238W), whose protein sequence is MLKRAGMCKRIRYYDIGFNLSDPMYQGVYRGKRYHKADVERILERCKESRVERMLLTGSSLVEVRQTIDLVDQYESLAKGLGLGLYYTIGVHPCCVNEFVTEEMMTLAEPSNDEAMNQALDVKDVEVTRTRLVELYQLMRERQEHDGRLRAIGEIGLDYDRFYYSGKNMQLLFFKEQLKLSCMFPDIPLFLHMRNCHSDFIGILGQFVEGFPDSEDRFRLKELILDTEHKDRMLDANGYPYYKFSDVRKFVVHSFTGTPNEMEEYLALSPNCYIGMNGTSLKHDYNIDSVRRIPLDRLLLETDAPWCEIRRTHESYPYLVQGEGDMPWLKEAYPDLDQWYASVKRDKLAKLDESKWAHTMVKSRNEPCTMGQVATVIANIKNVPLDELLEQVWLTTCSVYGD, encoded by the coding sequence ATGTTGAAGCGGGCAGGGATGTGTAAGCGGATACGGTACTATGATATTGGGTTCAATCTTTCGGATCCGATGTATCAAGGAGTGTACCGTGGAAAACGGTACCACAAGGCGGATGTTGAGAGGATTCTAGAACGATGCAAGGAGAGTAGGGTAGAGCGGATGTTATTGACTGGGTCTTCGTTGGTGGAGGTTCGGCAGACGATTGATTTGGTGGATCAATACGAGTCGCTGGCCAAGGGATTGGGTTTAGGGCTGTACTACACGATTGGTGTGCATCCGTGCTGTGTGAATGAATTTGTGACCGAAGAGATGATGACCTTGGCGGAGCCTAGCAACGACGAAGCGATGAATCAGGCATTGGATGTGAAGGACGTCGAGGTTACACGGACACGGCTTGTTGAGTTGTACCAGCTGATGCGGGAGAGGCAAGAACATGATGGTAGGTTGCGGGCTATTGGAGAGATTGGTCTTGACTACGACCGTTTCTATTACAGCGGGAAAAACATGCAGTTGCTTTTCTTTAAGGAGCAGTTGAAGCTGAGCTGTATGTTCCCTGATATCCCCTTGTTCTTGCACATGAGAAACTGCCATTCTGACTTCATCGGGATTCTTGGACAATTCGTCGAGGGATTTCCTGATTCTGAAGATAGATTCCGGTTGAAGGAGCTAATATTGGACACTGAGCATAAAGATAGAATGCTGGATGCGAATGGATATCCGTACTACAAGTTCAGTGACGTCAGGAAGTTTGTGGTGCATTCGTTCACTGGTACACCCAATGAAATGGAGGAGTATCTTGCTCTTTCGCCTAACTGTTACATCGGCATGAACGGTACATCGCTGAAGCATGATTATAACATTGATAGTGTAAGGCGCATCCCATTAGATAGACTGCTTTTAGAAACGGATGCGCCTTGGTGTGAGATAAGGCGCACTCATGAGTCTTATCCGTATCTTGTTCAGGGCGAGGGCGACATGCCATGGCTGAAGGAAGCATATCCGGATCTCGACCAGTGGTATGCCAGTGTAAAAAGAGATAAATTGGCGAAGCTGGATGAAAGCAAATGGGCACATACAATGGTGAAGTCGCGCAATGAGCCTTGTACGATGGGTCAAGTTGCTACTGTTATAGCCaacattaaaaatgttCCGCTAGATGAACTTTTAGAACAGGTGTGGCTCACAACTTGCAGTGTATACGGAG
- a CDS encoding SANT/Myb-like DNA-binding domain-containing protein (similar to Ashbya gossypii ACR237C): MTTTKSVQSSARNPSSWDPQDDVLLRHLKEVKKLGWKEISQYFQNRTPNACQFRWRRLKSGNLKTNNAAALGPVPTSVPVGTGSRAGSGNGGVVSAERELRGVNGGGEVEVVRDGVWVANEEGGVVSGGAGVSLEVGGAKSVGGGGNSSSGASQPAVLGQAGGGLGQVGGGGHAGGVSMKGSSSGKFLKPRSYSFNSTNVSPGQKTGGGVDAYGVGKMQDEEKIGLIPKIVIRSRRGSVVQQSQQQQQQPQHLQSSTAVTASPSAVGSASNSFATAFNTTYSNSKARKDSFSSRSRRSSFQTDNRRLSISQVVATTPTRRSSFVAAPTSVSSPFPAKRETLNINRECPGSNSRRGSTTQVHRASLSHSFTDLPRYISFQPHHNGGHTIVGTTITANLSVHNKPWSVEEDKLLQARDERQLSLEEISILLPHRSDQEIQCRIDSISPMVTASTNDSPPGSPFRTRERSFNDDTAIEEDEDDHHDEFKDHTPVDYNNASSNSSSFSVKKDHQSPIFFTKSKETSPTTSDGTTRSNTIIPPQNGDSGTKILNFGSRNVHSNPVTSKANYASPVSTSEEFQNIMIHHSHHHPQAAATPLPSLNSIFKNVL, translated from the coding sequence ATGACGACGACTAAATCGGTACAAAGCAGTGCCAGGAACCCTTCGTCGTGGGATCCTCAGGATGATGTTCTCTTGCGCCATTTAAAAGAAGTCAAAAAGCTAGGGTGGAAGGAGATCTCACAGTACTTTCAGAATAGGACTCCTAATGCGTGTCAATTCAGGTGGAGACGGTTGAAGTCGGGGAATTTGAAGACGAATAACGCAGCGGCGCTGGGGCCTGTGCCCACAAGTGTTCCTGTTGGGACGGGTTCTCGCGCGGGCAGTGGGAACGGTGGGGTGGTTTCAGCGGAAAGAGAGCTGAGAGGAGTGAACGGGGGTGGTGAGGTTGAGGTGGTGAGAGACGGGGTGTGGGTTGCGAATGAGGAGGGGGGTGTGGTGAGTGGGGGGGCGGGGGTGTCTTTGGAGGTGGGTGGTGCCAAGAGTGTTGGGGGAGGCGGTAACAGCTCATCTGGGGCTTCGCAGCCGGCGGTTTTGGGCCAGGCTGGAGGTGGTTTAGGTCAGGTCGGGGGGGGCGGGCATGCGGGAGGGGTTTCTATGAAGGGCTCTAGCAGCGggaagtttttgaaacctAGATCCTACTCTTTTAACTCTACGAATGTGTCTCCAGGCCAGAAGACCGGAGGTGGTGTCGATGCGTATGGTGTGGGGAAGATGCAGGATGAGGAGAAGATTGGGTTGATTCCGAAGATCGTGATACGTTCCAGACGTGGGTCTGTGGTACAGCAgtcgcagcagcagcaacagcagccgCAGCATCTACAGTCTTCAACTGCCGTGACGGCTTCACCTTCTGCTGTGGGATCGGCATCAAATAGTTTTGCTACTGCCTTTAATACTACCTACTCAAACTCCAAGGCAAGAAAGGACTCGTTTTCTTCAAGATCCAGGAGATCGTCTTTCCAAACAGATAACAGACGTTTGTCTATTTCGCAAGTCGTTGCGACTACCCCAACCAGGAGATCTTCTTTTGTGGCCGCTCCAACGTCCGTTAGTAGTCCTTTCCCGGCAAAGCGTGAAACTCTTAACATAAACAGAGAGTGTCCTGGTTCGAACTCAAGACGTGGCTCTACTACACAGGTCCATCGTGCTTCTTTGTCACATAGTTTCACGGATTTGCCTCGTTATATTTCGTTCCAGCCCCACCACAATGGCGGCCATACCATCGTTGGTACTACTATCACCGCGAATCTTTCGGTGCATAATAAACCTTGGTCTGTAGAAGAGGATAAATTACTCCAAGCTAGAGATGAAAGGCAGCTTTCTTTGGAGgaaatttcaattttgttGCCTCATAGGTCAGATCAAGAAATCCAGTGTAGAATAGATTCTATATCACCAATGGTGACTGCTTCTACAAACGATTCACCGCCTGGATCTCCGTTTAGAACTCGTGAACGGTCCTTCAACGATGATACTGCTATtgaggaggatgaggatgacCATCATGACGAATTCAAAGACCATACGCCAGTTGATTATAACAATGCATCATCTAATTCGTCTAGTTTCTCGGTTAAGAAAGACCACCAATCACCCATTTTCTTTACGAAAAGTAAAGAAACCTCACCAACTACAAGTGATGGAACTACAAGATCTAACACTATTATTCCTCCCCAAAACGGTGATTCAGGAACtaagattttgaattttggTTCCCGTAACGTCCATTCAAACCCTGTCACTTCAAAGGCCAACTACGCTTCACCTGTGTCTACCAGTGAggaatttcaaaatattatgattCACCATAGTCATCATCACCCACAAGCTGCTGCCACTCCCTTACCAAGCCTGAACAGCATCTTTAAGAATGTATTATAG
- the SAS3 gene encoding histone acetyltransferase (similar to Ashbya gossypii ACR236W), translating into MSLMVADSSEKGRKSRLLNGLKIKDIIESDGREEITKRSGGRRSYRVKDGQRIDYRLRKTRGVEKGDVGRGVPGSIEEWNELSPNVGFRDGSRHKVEIRYDPRKVYNFERIIKNSKGDVQYSKQHHDFEIYETEDLLNMLDNESYPYRGAIAHKKDYSTHRTTPNVRDRQFFQKLLFQSASASKINGNTLLSFTDEPASASTRSSQQRVEETTKIEYIYFNDNEIETWYRAPYPEEFNKNRILYICHSCLKYMNSKYVYYRHRLKCTMTHPPGNEIYRDGKISIWEVDGREQVIYCQNLCLLAKLFLNSKTLYYDVEPFVFYVLTENEELEGTLKFNIVGYFSKEKLNTTDYNLSCILVLPTHQRLGYGHLLMDFSYLLSRREFKWGTPEKPLSDLGLLSYRNYWKIKMIKTLSSLRPFMGNSEVFKISLEDISNLTGMAPTDVIFGLEQIGCFYKYNFENRYRYAIKIESWEKFQEANRQWDKKGYLTLDPAKLIWKPLIFGPSCGINAVGTMVETTTGNQRNTSAVGANDGNDLFKNSISVLVNFMHDDILDPRPMEEMSRNKIMEQQLLSDPIDKIILSQDIKLQLAYENPKLPNGNHAEHNGKNNKVQPGVASSELSETPQTVESSDVGEETDDPPFQDIETDSYDDGNLEDAADDDYSRAEEEEEVEDYEVDVEHYEEEVKERIRRRMLPSRKQNRRLRAIRGSVSSHVEFEEDESGEKWVDAMENAAPNRRVLRNRNG; encoded by the coding sequence ATGTCTTTAATGGTTGCTGATTCTTCGGAGAAGGGTAGGAAGAGCAGGCTGCTCAATGGTTTGAAGATTAAGGATATAATCGAGAGTGATGGACGGGAAGAAATCACGAAGCGATCTGGCGGGCGACGGTCATACAGGGTAAAGGATGGTCAGAGGATAGATTACAGGTTGCGAAAGACGAGGGGGGTGGAAAAAGGGGATGTTGGTAGGGGTGTTCCTGGGAGTATTGAGGAGTGGAATGAATTGAGTCCGAATGTTGGGTTTCGGGATGGTAGCCGTCATAAGGTCGAGATACGGTACGATCCTAGGAAGGTTTATAACTTTGAGCGGATAATTAAGAATTCGAAGGGGGATGTGCAGTATTCTAAGCAGCATCATGATTTTGAGATATATGAGACGGAGGATCTTTTGAATATGTTGGATAATGAGTCGTATCCATATCGTGGGGCCATTGCGCATAAGAAGGATTATTCTACGCATAGGACGACGCCGAATGTGCGTGATCGTCAGttctttcaaaagttgttgtttcagAGTGCTTCTGCATCTAAGATTAACGGTAATACTTTACTTTCGTTCACGGATGAGCCGGCATCTGCAAGTACGAGGAGTAGTCAACAGAGGGTTGAAGAGACAACTAAAATTGAGTATATTTACTTTAATGATAATGAGATAGAGACATGGTATAGAGCACCATATCCagaagaatttaataaGAACCGTATTCTATACATTTGTCACTCATGCCTGAAGTACATGAATTCGAAGTATGTTTATTATCGTCATAGGTTAAAATGCACTATGACCCATCCACCAGGAAATGAAATTTATAGAGATGgaaaaatatccatttGGGAGGTTGATGGGCGTGAACAGGTTATATATTGTCAAAATTTGTGTCTTTTGGctaaattgtttttgaattctaAAACATTGTACTATGATGTTGAGCCGTTTGTGTTTTATGTATTAACAGAGAATGAGGAACTCGAAGGAACATTAAAATTTAACATTGTTGgctatttttcaaaggaAAAGTTAAACACAACGGACTATAATTTGAGTTGTATATTGGTGTTACCGACGCATCAGAGGCTAGGGTATGGGCATTTATTAATGGATTTTTCCTATCTGTTATCAAGAAGGGAATTTAAATGGGGCACCCCAGAAAAGCCTTTGAGCGACCTAGGACTGCTGTCTTATAGAAATTATTGGAAAAtaaagatgataaagaCCTTGAGCTCATTAAGGCCATTTATGGGTAACTCAGaggtttttaaaatttcattggaagatatatcaaatttAACAGGGATGGCTCCTACGGATGTGATATTTGGATTGGAACAGATTGGATGTTTTTACAAGtacaattttgaaaatagaTACCGTTATGCAATCAAAATTGAGAGTTGGGAAAAATTCCAGGAAGCCAATAGACAGTGGGATAAGAAGGGATACCTAACCTTAGACCCAGCAAAGCTTATTTGGAAACCGTTAATATTTGGACCCTCGTGTGGTATAAACGCTGTAGGTACAATGGTCGAGACAACCACAGGAAACCAAAGGAACACAAGTGCTGTTGGTGCAAATGATGGCAATGATTTATTCAAGAATAGCATATCCGTTTTGGTCAACTTTATGCATGACGATATACTCGATCCCAGGCCGATGGAGGAGATGTCCCGAAACAAAATTATGGAACAGCAGTTACTTTCTGATCCTATTGACAAGATCATTTTGAGTCAAGATATCAAATTGCAGTTGGCCTACGAAAATCCAAAATTGCCAAATGGAAACCATGCAGAGCACAATGGGAAAAATAACAAGGTGCAGCCAGGAGTCGCCTCGAGTGAATTATCTGAAACTCCTCAAACTGTAGAATCCTCAGATGTGGGAGAAGAAACTGATGATCCTCCATTCCAAGATATTGAGACTGACTCGTATGATGACGGGAATCTTGAAGACGCAGCCGATGATGATTATAGCAgagctgaagaagaagaagaagttgaagattaCGAAGTTGATGTGGAACACTATGAAGAGGAAGTAAAAGAAAGAATACGTAGAAGAATGCTACCAAGTAGGAAACAGAATCGTAGATTAAGAGCGATTAGAGGATCAGTTTCTAGTCAcgttgaatttgaagaggatgaaTCAGGTGAAAAATGGGTTGACGCAATGGAGAATGCGGCACCAAATAGGAGGGTGTTACGTAATCGGAACGGTTGA
- the PIN4 gene encoding Pin4p (similar to Ashbya gossypii ACR235W) translates to MLSASTVAHEEAGLVQGVVDAAASVGGKEQKNHDEDEQGVSEEGEDGGGSSGSGVPLQGEDVIPTAIVIKNIPFAIKKEQLLGVIAKMDLPLPYAFNYHFDNGVFRGLAFANFTTTEETTQVVESLNGKEIGGRRLRVEYKKMLPQAERERIEREKREKRGQLEEQHRSVSNVSLQSINKISSSSVIAGGSSNTQLFNSFVNGQSGGNGSTAQSLASPSMSSQILSAQNNSHSMSVSKQQAPVSVTERYYAPLPSIMNLPLPPQQLDFNDPDILEIYSQLLLFKDREKLYHELAYPIGLSASQKRIINVLCSFLGLVEVYDPSFIIIRRKTLDHVALQSHLQQQGQMTIMQPLQASSTGGSLQRSQSYTSVLQAHAAATVAAAAQQQRQQPQQKQQGHHHHHHQQVQHHHHQHSQGSQQQQSPSQPQPPPSPGEIFLQPISPYENLSVAQQQQQHLRPQGTNPLLQNRIPSGYTASHTPSSSLLRQHGVSPPQNQVPMNSNSSSRISNLLYNPTTLAQPTASALHNDARFQPGLHPIDANVTANNGNTSNSTAPLVPQNTDGSVHSNYSLHSIHDYVQLTSAGNTADINALEDGLTRSLSGLDLGKRNV, encoded by the coding sequence ATGTTATCTGCCAGTACTGTGGCTCACGAGGAGGCTGGTCTAGTGCAGGGGGTGGTTGACGCAGCTGCAAGCGTTGGTGGTAAGGAGCAAAAAAATcatgatgaggatgagcAAGGAGTAAGCGAAGAGGGTGAGGATGGTGGTGGGAGTTCAGGATCAGGTGTGCCGCTACAGGGCGAAGATGTGATTCCTACGGCGATTGTGATCAAGAATATTCCGTTTGCGATTAAGAAGGAGCAGTTGCTTGGTGTTATTGCGAAGATGGATTTGCCGTTACCTTATGCTTTCAACTATCATTTTGATAATGGGGTTTTCCGCGGGTTGGCTTTTGCCAATTTTACGACTACTGAGGAGACCACGCAGGTGGTGGAGAGTTTGAACGGGAAGGAAATCGGTGGTCGGAGGTTGCGGGTGGAGTATAAGAAGATGTTGCCGCAGGCAGAAAGAGAGCGGATCGAGCGGGAGAAACGGGAGAAACGGGGCCAGTTGGAGGAGCAGCATAGGTCTGTATCCAATGTGTCGTTACAATCGATAAACAAGATTTCTTCCTCTTCGGTGATTGCGGGTGGAAGTTCCAATACTCAGCTATTCAATAGTTTTGTCAACGGGCAGAGTGGTGGCAACGGTTCTACTGCTCAGTCTCTTGCTTCTCCATCGATGTCATCTCAGATTCTCTCTGCACAGAACAATAGCCATTCCATGAGTGTCTCGAAACAGCAGGCACCTGTGTCTGTGACGGAACGTTACTACGCGCCGTTGCCCTCGATTATGAACTTGCCGCTTCCTCCGCAGCAGTTGGATTTCAACGATCCTGacattttggaaatttaTTCAcagttgttgttatttAAGGACAGAGAGAAGTTGTACCATGAATTGGCGTATCCAATTGGTCTGTCTGCGAGCCAGAAGCGCATAATAAACGTTTTGTGCTCCTTTCTGGGATTGGTTGAAGTTTATGATCCAagttttatcatcattagaaGAAAGACTCTTGACCATGTCGCGTTACAATCCCACTTACAACAACAGGGCCAGATGACTATTATGCAGCCGCTACAAGCCAGCTCTACTGGAGGCTCACTGCAGAGATCTCAATCTTACACCAGTGTATTACAGGCGCATGCGGCGGCTACGgttgccgctgctgctcagcagcagcggcaacAACCGCAACAAAAACAGCAGGgacaccaccaccaccaccaccagcagGTacagcaccaccaccaccagcatTCCCAGGGTTCGCAGCAACAGCAATCTCCTTCGCAGCCACAGCCGCCCCCATCTCCAGGTGAAATCTTTTTGCAGCCCATATCGCCCTATGAAAATTTGAGTGTTGCccagcaacagcagcaacattTGAGGCCACAAGGTACCAATCCTTTGCTGCAAAACAGAATACCATCAGGATACACCGCATCACACACTCCATCTTCTTCCCTACTCAGACAACACGGCGTGTCTCCACCACAAAACCAAGTCCCAATGAACTCGAATTCTTCAAGTCGTATCTCCAATCTACTATACAACCCGACTACTTTGGCGCAGCCAACTGCCTCGGCATTGCATAATGACGCAAGATTCCAACCCGGACTACATCCCATTGACGCTAATGTTACAGCAAACAACGGGAACACCTCCAACTCAACAGCCCCATTGGTACCCCAAAATACCGACGGAAGCGTACACTCAAACTACTCGTTGCATTCGATCCACGACTACGTCCAACTAACCTCAGCCGGAAACACCGCTGACATCAATGCCTTGGAAGATGGTTTGACAAGAAGCCTCAGCGGTTTGGATCTAGGCAAAAGAAATGTCTGA
- the SBH1 gene encoding Arf family guanine nucleotide exchange factor SBH1 (similar to Ashbya gossypii ACR234C) has translation MASTAVPPGGQKTLQKRKAAQSAKEKQLKQTPASTRQAGFGGSSNSILKLYTDEANGLRVDPLVILFLAVGFIFSVIALHVVAKISGKIF, from the coding sequence ATGGCATCAACTGCAGTTCCTCCAGGGGGGCAGAAGACTTTACAAAAGAGAAAGGCAGCCCAGTCTGCTAAGGAGAAGCAATTGAAGCAAACGCCAGCTTCTACGAGACAGGCTGGGTTTGGGGGTTCATCTAATagtattttgaagttataTACAGATGAGGCTAATGGGCTTAGAGTTGATCCTTTGGTTATTCTATTCTTAGCAGTTGGTTTCATATTTTCGGTTATTGCTTTACATGTGGTTGCCAAGATCTCCGGTAAGATCTTTTag
- the AIM10 gene encoding putative proline--tRNA ligase AIM10 (similar to Ashbya gossypii ACR233W), with product MNVLRRTLFTPSKKISSEVLRNGTTHDLLQELGYIKQSHAGLVHWLPLGLRTLRNVEDVVRKKMEESGAHEVQLSTLSSKLLWERTDRWNNHELFKLKDGKGASFCLSPTCEEEMTWLMKGYLQSYKDLPLIVYQITRKYRDELRPRGGLLRGREFLMKDAYSFHLDSSDAIKTFHKMNDIYSGILKEFRLPFVSAVADCANMGGEMSKEYHYLSDGGEDVLYTCDSCAHVSNIEKCSSMPIESAQMASDVNVRYALNQEHDVLICFYYPAKRIFNWNLALDALENDIDRSLKNVPNDKVIEIFLKQNEDPIFSSIVRVMDTRLSPRCNLPEFPLKQYLKNNFSQLNGYTLVDAEEGELCGECGKGTLKASKSIELCHTFYLGRRYSEPLNATIRSTNNDKVTIEMGSYGIGISRLLAAVAQVSKDHLGLCWPSTIAPYKISLNYAQDDENVKTVKNLLRFDPFIDTSASATLGTRLQLSQQLGIPLSVIVGKKSWPKVEIEVRGKRFSNLWIQHHAKSAMQYSWDYIPANPAEHSLEKHHCLPEHLNDVLTILLQDL from the coding sequence ATGAACGTTTTGCGTAGGACGTTGTTCACGCCTTCCAAGAAGATATCATCGGAAGTGTTAAGAAATGGCACGACACATGACCTCCTTCAAGAATTGGGCTATATAAAGCAAAGCCATGCAGGATTGGTACATTGGTTGCCCTTAGGCCTTCGTACGTTAAGGAATGTGGAAGATGTTGTCCGTAAAAAGATGGAGGAGAGTGGTGCACATGAGGTTCAACTTAGTACGTTATCATCGAAATTGCTGTGGGAACGAACTGATCGTTGGAATAATCACGAATTGTTTAAATTGAAGGATGGCAAAGGAGCCTCATTTTGTCTTTCACCAACATgtgaagaagaaatgaCTTGGTTGATGAAGGGTTATCTGCAGTCGTATAAAGATCTACCGCTTATAGTGTATCAGATCACAAGGAAATACAGAGATGAGCTAAGACCCAGAGGAGGGTTATTACGAGGGAGAGaatttttaatgaaagaTGCATATTCATTCCACTTAGATTCATCAGATGCGATTAAGACGTTTCATAAGATGAATGATATTTATTCAGGTATATTAAAGGAATTCAGATTACCGTTTGTCAGCGCAGTGGCGGACTGTGCAAATATGGGCGGGGAGATGTCCAAAGAATACCATTATCTTAGCGATGGTGGAGAGGATGTTCTCTACACATGCGATTCATGTGCAcatgtttcaaatattgaaaaatgcagCAGCATGCCAATAGAATCAGCGCAGATGGCTAGTGATGTGAACGTCAGATATGCTCTCAACCAGGAACACGATGTATTAATTTGCTTCTACTATCCAGCCAAGCGTATATTCAATTGGAACCTAGCGTTAGATGCCCTAGAAAACGATATAGATAGATCGCTAAAAAATGTTCCCAACGACAAAGTCATAGAGATCttcttaaaacaaaatgaaGACCCGATATTTTCGTCCATCGTCAGAGTAATGGATACTAGGTTAAGTCCTCGTTGCAACCTCCCAGAATTCCCATTGAAGCAATATCTAAAGAATAATTTTTCACAATTAAATGGCTACACTCTCGTCGATGCAGAAGAAGGGGAATTGTGTGGAGAGTGTGGTAAAGGGACTCTAAAGGCCAGTAAGAGCATTGAGCTTTGCCATACGTTTTATCTAGGTCGTCGGTATAGCGAACCATTAAATGCAACTATAAGATCCACAAATAATGATAAAGTAACCATAGAAATGGGAAGTTACGGAATTGGTATTAGCAGATTACTGGCCGCTGTTGCACAGGTATCCAAAGACCATCTCGGTCTGTGCTGGCCGAGCACCATCGCGCCATACAAAATCTCCCTTAACTATGCacaagatgatgaaaacgTGAAAACCGTCAAGAACTTACTTCGCTTCGACCCATTTATAGATACCAGTGCCTCAGCAACATTAGGAACCCGGCTACAACTATCCCAACAACTCGGCATCCCGCTAAGCGTAATAGTAGGAAAAAAATCTTGGCCAAAAGTAGAGATTGAAGTAAGAGGTAAACGTTTCTCCAACCTATGGATCCAACACCACGCAAAATCCGCCATGCAGTATTCGTGGGACTACATTCCAGCAAACCCCGCTGAACACTCACTGGAAAAACATCACTGTCTCCCAGAACACCTCAACGACGTACTCACAATCCTTCTTCAAGACCTCTGA